In Elaeis guineensis isolate ETL-2024a chromosome 1, EG11, whole genome shotgun sequence, a genomic segment contains:
- the LOC105038436 gene encoding 4-coumarate--CoA ligase-like 4, whose protein sequence is MAMEPDLRCWQKTMSEDDTAMLLYSFRTIRTSKGMMAILRNLISMVQIILNRFKLEEGSSVLETFIYIIPIFYIYGLVVFATRLLGLKLTMVILSKFEMEEMIREIKEYGAMYLPLVPSILVAILGYDLSFAQKDIF, encoded by the coding sequence ATGGCGATGGAGCCTGATCTTAGGTGTTGGCAGAAGACAATGAGCGAGGATGACACGGCGATGCTTCTATACTCCTTTAGGACCATCAGGACTAGTAAAGGCATGATGGCAATCCTCCGAAATCTGATCTCAATGGTCCAGATCATCCTCAATCGATTCAAGTTAGAGGAGGGCAGCAGCGTGCTAGAGACGTTCATCTACATCATCCCGATATTCTATATCTACGGTCTAGTAGTGTTCGCAACGAGGCTACTAGGATTGAAATTGACGATGGTCATCTTATCAAAATTTGAGATGGAAGAGATGATCCGAGAGATCAAGGAGTATGGGGCAATGTATCTGCCATTAGTGCCATCGATTCTAGTGGCGATCTTGGGGTATGATTTATCTTTTGCCCAAAAggatatattttga